GTTAAGGATAATGCTCCTGCAGAAGGGAGCACGGAAAACGAAAAGGTTGAAGGTGAACAACCACAGATTACTGGCCCATCGTTGGAGGAGCAGTTGGCTGAATCGAAGGATCGCTACCTAAGGCTCTCTGCCGAATTCGACAACTTTAGGAAACGTTCTCGCAAGGAGCGAGAAGATCTAATTAAAACTGCCGGAGAATCGGTGATTGTAGAACTGCTGCACGTGGTTGACGATTTCGACCGTGCCATGAAATCCATTGAACAATCCACCGACTTGCAGGCAGTAAAGGAGGGTATTCATCTCATTGCCAATAAATTTGATGAATTTTTAAAGCGCCAAGGTGTAGCAGAAATTGAGGCCATTGGACATGAGCTCAACAC
This genomic interval from Williamwhitmania sp. contains the following:
- a CDS encoding nucleotide exchange factor GrpE; this translates as VKDNAPAEGSTENEKVEGEQPQITGPSLEEQLAESKDRYLRLSAEFDNFRKRSRKEREDLIKTAGESVIVELLHVVDDFDRAMKSIEQSTDLQAVKEGIHLIANKFDEFLKRQGVAEIEAIGHELNTDLHEAITKIPTPDESAKGKVVDVVQKGYLLNEKVIRYSKVVVGE